Proteins co-encoded in one Bacteroidales bacterium genomic window:
- a CDS encoding T9SS type A sorting domain-containing protein, whose amino-acid sequence MKKVLLLIGFIVSAFLLAAQNPGDLNTDFGNNGLIIENWTDTISRAYDVGIQSDGHLIVAGHLQLSTEKDVYIASLDNEGLPCNFGNFSRGFTYSLSTDDEFITAVKILADDKILVAGHWVQMAPEAFVVRFLANGEPDESFAENGVFDLGENYMEVEEVDVYGTGEDYKIVIAGKSYSGYPMLVMINQDGTLVTPFGDEGIVTFGEVGEFTDIVIDNVNNVLYGTMSLGGGIAVIAKYNLENGTPVSAFGSSGFISSEALGVEMELNAISLDIDNQLLAAFGEYMHVEGDLDMCALRVNADDGSIDNTFGINGWSWLRSAGSDELLKSVILQSDGKYYIGGISNLNGNYDFLVGRLTNTGIGDNTFGVGGLMLLPVPTDQYIGNIALNPDETVLYAAGYSSTAEDAAITIAAFHTTEVTGIGKTENTVSLYPNPARNYTIIETGSAGTHSVCITDISGRVIARHMFNSERCTLDVSNLAPALYFINVSSTGNHTLTGKLVIK is encoded by the coding sequence ATGAAAAAAGTACTTCTACTCATTGGTTTTATTGTTTCCGCCTTTTTACTTGCTGCTCAGAATCCGGGAGATCTTAATACGGATTTCGGAAATAACGGTTTGATCATCGAAAACTGGACTGATACCATATCACGTGCATATGATGTCGGAATACAATCGGACGGACATCTGATAGTGGCCGGTCATTTACAGTTATCAACTGAAAAAGATGTATACATCGCCTCCCTGGATAATGAAGGGCTACCCTGCAATTTCGGCAATTTTTCGCGCGGATTTACATACAGTCTGTCTACAGATGATGAATTCATAACAGCTGTAAAGATCTTAGCTGATGATAAAATTCTGGTAGCCGGGCATTGGGTCCAGATGGCTCCGGAGGCCTTTGTAGTAAGGTTTCTGGCCAATGGAGAACCGGATGAATCATTTGCAGAAAACGGGGTTTTCGATCTTGGTGAAAATTACATGGAGGTGGAAGAAGTGGATGTTTATGGCACCGGCGAAGACTATAAAATAGTGATAGCCGGAAAAAGCTACAGCGGTTACCCCATGCTTGTCATGATTAACCAAGATGGTACATTGGTGACACCTTTCGGAGATGAAGGTATTGTTACTTTCGGAGAAGTAGGCGAATTTACCGATATCGTCATTGATAATGTTAACAATGTTCTGTATGGAACCATGTCATTGGGAGGCGGTATAGCTGTCATTGCAAAATACAATCTCGAAAATGGCACCCCGGTATCTGCTTTCGGATCATCAGGGTTTATTTCTTCTGAGGCACTTGGTGTGGAAATGGAACTTAATGCCATTTCACTTGATATTGATAACCAGTTATTGGCAGCATTCGGTGAATACATGCATGTTGAAGGCGATCTGGATATGTGTGCGCTTAGAGTGAATGCAGATGACGGCAGTATTGACAACACTTTCGGTATCAACGGCTGGTCGTGGTTAAGAAGTGCCGGATCGGATGAATTATTGAAGTCCGTTATCCTTCAATCTGATGGAAAATATTATATAGGAGGAATCAGTAATTTGAATGGCAATTATGATTTCCTTGTAGGTCGTTTAACAAACACTGGTATCGGCGATAATACATTTGGTGTCGGAGGATTAATGCTCCTCCCTGTACCGACTGATCAATATATAGGAAACATTGCCTTAAATCCGGATGAAACCGTGCTGTATGCTGCCGGATATTCATCCACCGCTGAAGATGCTGCCATAACGATTGCCGCATTTCATACAACTGAAGTTACAGGGATAGGAAAAACCGAAAACACGGTCTCACTGTATCCCAATCCGGCCAGAAACTATACCATAATTGAAACCGGGTCGGCCGGGACGCATTCAGTCTGTATTACGGATATTTCAGGACGGGTTATTGCCAGGCACATGTTCAACAGTGAAAGATGCACACTCGATGTTTCAAACCTTGCACCTGCCCTTTACTTTATCAACGTTTCATCGACCGGCAACCACACTTTGACCGGTAAATTGGTAATAAAATAG